A single Thunnus thynnus chromosome 6, fThuThy2.1, whole genome shotgun sequence DNA region contains:
- the zmynd12 gene encoding zinc finger MYND domain-containing protein 12 isoform X2, whose protein sequence is MDTTICRPLPTERETTEVVAIATANLEFLNSDAEHQQADWIGIHERICQLLVPVRTPTLFSLQKAGRIETQLKKVELIEISRVVAESKLSEGRHQEALPAAQFCLRCSIDVHGPSTVQLVPAYLLLADANMGMGNLALVAELLSQAEWAVLKSPECGHAVHHRLHRSLGRLHTVTGNLEAALLNFANDIYFASEEYGLDSIVTCGGYFLMADVFAKQGKMTIARSLYSEVAHTWHSHLAKLLKTHIENVQKNPNLLLEPSFDKAQQFEVDGMLRTVLEFEQNDSRKDSAQIALVAHCLAMLWFLGGDAIKALGFGSTALQASQLIPNHDLTESIEGLLQLVQTDPHPCSD, encoded by the exons TGATGCAGAGCACCAGCAGGCTGACTGGATCGGGATCCATGAGAGGATCTGTCAGTTGCTTGTTCCCGTTCGCACCCCAACACTCTTTAGTCTCCAGAAGGCTGGTCGCATTGAAACACAGCTTAAAAAG GTGGAGCTGATTGAGATTTCCAGGGTGGTGGCTGAGAGCAAGCTGTCTGAGGGGAGGCACCAGGAGGCTCTGCCTGCCGCCCAGTTCTGTCTGCGCTGTTCTATCGACGTCCATGGCCCCAGTACTGTCCAACTGGTCCCTGCCTACCTGCTGCTGGCTGATGCTAATATGG GTATGGGAAATCTAGCTCTGGTGGCGGAGCTCCTGTCCCAGGCAGAGTGGGCGGTGTTGAAGAGCCCAGAATGTGGTCATGCAGTCCACCACCGGCTGCACAGGAGCCTGGGCCGCCTCCACACAGTGACTGGAAACCTGGAAGCAGCTCTGCTTAACTTTGCAAATGAT ATATACTTTGCCAGTGAGGAGTATGGTCTGGATAGCATAGTCACCTGTGGTGGTTACTTTCTCATGGCTGATGTGTTTGCCAAACAGGGAAAGATGACTATTGCTCGTTCCTTGTACTCTGAG GTGGCACACACTTGGCACTCCCATCTGGCCAAACTCCTGAAGACCCACATTGAGAATGTCCAAAAAAATCCCAACCTGTTGTTGGAGCCCTCCTTTG ACAAAGCGCAGCAATTTGAAGTGGACGGCATGTTAAGAACCGTTTTGGAGTTTGAGCAGAATGACTCCAGAAAAGACTCTGCACAGATTGCGCTGGTGGCTCACTGCCTGGCCATGCTGTGGTTCCTGGGAGGAGACGCCATAAAA gCACTGGGATTTGGCAGCACGGCCCTGCAGGCCAGCCAGCTGATACCAAATCATGACCTGACAGAGTCCATCGAgggcctgctgcagctggtgcAGACAGACCCACATCCCTGTTCTGACTAG
- the zmynd12 gene encoding zinc finger MYND domain-containing protein 12 isoform X3, whose amino-acid sequence MCCQEGEEQLDMKLPQRDAEHQQADWIGIHERICQLLVPVRTPTLFSLQKAGRIETQLKKVELIEISRVVAESKLSEGRHQEALPAAQFCLRCSIDVHGPSTVQLVPAYLLLADANMGMGNLALVAELLSQAEWAVLKSPECGHAVHHRLHRSLGRLHTVTGNLEAALLNFANDIYFASEEYGLDSIVTCGGYFLMADVFAKQGKMTIARSLYSEVAHTWHSHLAKLLKTHIENVQKNPNLLLEPSFDKAQQFEVDGMLRTVLEFEQNDSRKDSAQIALVAHCLAMLWFLGGDAIKALGFGSTALQASQLIPNHDLTESIEGLLQLVQTDPHPCSD is encoded by the exons TGATGCAGAGCACCAGCAGGCTGACTGGATCGGGATCCATGAGAGGATCTGTCAGTTGCTTGTTCCCGTTCGCACCCCAACACTCTTTAGTCTCCAGAAGGCTGGTCGCATTGAAACACAGCTTAAAAAG GTGGAGCTGATTGAGATTTCCAGGGTGGTGGCTGAGAGCAAGCTGTCTGAGGGGAGGCACCAGGAGGCTCTGCCTGCCGCCCAGTTCTGTCTGCGCTGTTCTATCGACGTCCATGGCCCCAGTACTGTCCAACTGGTCCCTGCCTACCTGCTGCTGGCTGATGCTAATATGG GTATGGGAAATCTAGCTCTGGTGGCGGAGCTCCTGTCCCAGGCAGAGTGGGCGGTGTTGAAGAGCCCAGAATGTGGTCATGCAGTCCACCACCGGCTGCACAGGAGCCTGGGCCGCCTCCACACAGTGACTGGAAACCTGGAAGCAGCTCTGCTTAACTTTGCAAATGAT ATATACTTTGCCAGTGAGGAGTATGGTCTGGATAGCATAGTCACCTGTGGTGGTTACTTTCTCATGGCTGATGTGTTTGCCAAACAGGGAAAGATGACTATTGCTCGTTCCTTGTACTCTGAG GTGGCACACACTTGGCACTCCCATCTGGCCAAACTCCTGAAGACCCACATTGAGAATGTCCAAAAAAATCCCAACCTGTTGTTGGAGCCCTCCTTTG ACAAAGCGCAGCAATTTGAAGTGGACGGCATGTTAAGAACCGTTTTGGAGTTTGAGCAGAATGACTCCAGAAAAGACTCTGCACAGATTGCGCTGGTGGCTCACTGCCTGGCCATGCTGTGGTTCCTGGGAGGAGACGCCATAAAA gCACTGGGATTTGGCAGCACGGCCCTGCAGGCCAGCCAGCTGATACCAAATCATGACCTGACAGAGTCCATCGAgggcctgctgcagctggtgcAGACAGACCCACATCCCTGTTCTGACTAG